From a single Desulfomicrobium apsheronum genomic region:
- the phnE gene encoding phosphonate ABC transporter, permease protein PhnE: MSKLTGWAIVVAILAWSWEDADMRPMALINDAGNMATLAGDFFPPNFSDWRLYLEEIVVTFHLAVWGTFLAVICAGPFGILSSENIAPWWIYQPVRRVMDACRAINEVVFAMLFVVSVGLGPFAGVLALWVHTTGVLAKLFSEAVEAIDPQPVEGIRSTGATVIEEVIFGVIPQVLPLWSSYSLYRFESNVRSATVHGIVGAGGIGVVLWEMIRGFYFAQTCAIMILIIISVTAIDLVSQRLRKLFV; this comes from the coding sequence CTGTCAAAGCTTACGGGCTGGGCCATTGTCGTGGCCATCCTGGCCTGGTCCTGGGAAGACGCGGACATGCGTCCCATGGCGCTGATCAATGATGCGGGGAACATGGCCACCCTGGCCGGTGATTTTTTTCCGCCGAATTTTTCCGACTGGCGGCTCTACCTGGAAGAAATCGTCGTGACCTTTCACCTTGCGGTCTGGGGCACGTTTCTGGCCGTGATCTGCGCGGGGCCGTTCGGAATACTCAGCTCCGAAAACATCGCCCCCTGGTGGATCTACCAGCCCGTGCGCCGTGTCATGGACGCATGCAGGGCCATCAACGAAGTGGTCTTCGCCATGCTCTTCGTGGTGTCCGTGGGCCTTGGGCCCTTTGCCGGCGTCCTTGCGCTCTGGGTTCACACCACGGGCGTTCTGGCCAAGCTCTTTTCCGAGGCCGTCGAAGCCATCGACCCCCAGCCCGTGGAAGGCATCCGCTCGACCGGCGCCACCGTGATCGAGGAGGTCATTTTCGGCGTCATCCCGCAAGTGCTTCCGCTATGGAGCTCCTATTCGCTGTATCGCTTCGAATCCAACGTACGCTCCGCCACGGTGCACGGCATAGTCGGCGCGGGCGGAATCGGCGTCGTGCTCTGGGAAATGATCCGAGGCTTCTACTTCGCCCAGACCTGCGCCATCATGATCCTGATCATCATATCCGTGACCGCCATCGACCTCGTTTCACAACGTCTGCGCAAACTCTTTGTCTGA
- a CDS encoding DUF1045 domain-containing protein, translating into MSEARYAIYFAPEADSALERIGSEILGRHAGAKAELMQPRLPGIAPERFRELTAAPRHYGLHATLKPPFFLASQHDEAGLLENVGHIAAKMRAFDLPGLELTILGSFLALTLIAPCPTLQDLARICVTVPDPFRRPAGSEELARRRAKGLTPNQERLLGLWGYPCVLEEMRFHLTLTGSIHDPEEREIIRAELAPLLAPVLRQPVPVRDICVFRQTCREEPFGIFRRFPLQLQG; encoded by the coding sequence GTGTCTGAAGCCCGCTACGCCATATATTTTGCCCCCGAAGCGGACAGCGCCCTGGAAAGGATCGGCTCCGAAATACTCGGTCGCCACGCAGGCGCAAAAGCGGAACTCATGCAACCGCGCCTGCCCGGCATCGCGCCCGAAAGATTCCGGGAACTGACCGCAGCCCCAAGGCACTACGGGTTGCATGCCACGCTGAAGCCACCCTTCTTTCTGGCCAGCCAGCATGATGAAGCTGGATTGCTGGAAAACGTGGGTCACATCGCCGCAAAAATGCGAGCATTCGACCTGCCGGGACTTGAACTTACCATCCTAGGCTCATTCCTCGCCCTGACCTTGATCGCGCCATGCCCCACGCTTCAAGATCTGGCCCGCATCTGCGTCACGGTCCCTGACCCTTTCCGCCGCCCTGCCGGGTCCGAGGAACTTGCCCGCCGCCGGGCCAAGGGCCTGACCCCGAACCAGGAGCGCCTGCTCGGTCTCTGGGGGTACCCCTGCGTACTGGAAGAAATGCGCTTTCACCTGACCCTGACCGGCAGCATCCACGATCCCGAAGAACGGGAAATCATCCGCGCAGAACTCGCCCCACTTCTTGCCCCCGTACTCCGCCAGCCCGTTCCGGTGCGTGACATCTGCGTGTTCCGGCAGACGTGCCGGGAAGAACCCTTTGGCATTTTCCGACGGTTTCCGCTCCAGTTGCAAGGCTGA
- a CDS encoding CopG family transcriptional regulator encodes MPETTKRSTIYFDAQLHAALRLKAVHSNRSLSDLVNDAVRVALAEDQEDLAAFEHRLTEPVMSYEELLNDLKAHDKI; translated from the coding sequence ATGCCCGAAACTACAAAACGATCCACGATTTATTTCGACGCACAGCTGCATGCGGCCCTGCGCCTGAAAGCCGTGCACTCCAACCGTTCGCTTTCCGACCTTGTCAACGATGCTGTCCGGGTTGCCCTGGCCGAAGACCAGGAGGACCTGGCGGCCTTCGAACATCGTCTGACGGAGCCGGTCATGAGTTACGAAGAGCTGTTGAACGACCTCAAGGCCCATGACAAGATATAG
- a CDS encoding type II toxin-antitoxin system RelE family toxin, which produces MTRYRLSFKASVAKDLRQLPKRDVQSVLKRIEGLADDPRPNGSEKLSGQERFRVRQGTYRIIYEIRDQELVIMIVKVGHRRDVYRTLK; this is translated from the coding sequence ATGACAAGATATAGGCTGAGCTTCAAGGCGTCCGTAGCCAAGGATTTGCGCCAACTCCCAAAACGAGACGTGCAGAGTGTCTTGAAGCGCATTGAAGGACTCGCGGATGATCCCAGGCCGAACGGCAGTGAAAAGCTGTCCGGCCAGGAGCGATTCCGGGTAAGACAAGGAACATATCGAATCATCTATGAAATCAGGGATCAGGAACTCGTAATCATGATCGTGAAGGTCGGACATCGGCGCGATGTCTACAGAACATTAAAATGA
- the phnN gene encoding phosphonate metabolism protein/1,5-bisphosphokinase (PRPP-forming) PhnN codes for MPRLIYIMGPSGCGKDSLMAEARLRLPAEAPVVFAHRYITRPADAGGENHVALDRDEFQLRRTRGLFALHWESHGFAYGIGREIDIWMAAGLSVVVNGSREALSRALATYPALLPVLVEVTEEVLRERLNARGREDAAEMEKRLARARMAVMETPALVRFDNSGPLAQRGQVLAALIREAAFSDTDS; via the coding sequence ATGCCAAGACTGATTTACATCATGGGCCCGTCGGGTTGTGGAAAGGATTCTCTCATGGCCGAGGCGCGTCTGCGTCTTCCCGCCGAGGCGCCCGTGGTCTTCGCGCACCGCTACATCACACGCCCGGCAGATGCGGGCGGGGAAAACCATGTCGCCCTGGACCGGGACGAATTCCAGCTTCGCCGGACACGCGGCCTTTTTGCCCTGCACTGGGAAAGTCACGGCTTCGCCTACGGCATCGGCCGTGAGATCGATATCTGGATGGCGGCGGGGCTCAGCGTGGTCGTGAACGGTTCGCGCGAGGCGTTGTCCAGGGCTCTTGCCACTTATCCTGCATTGTTGCCCGTGCTGGTGGAGGTGACCGAAGAGGTCCTGCGCGAGCGGTTGAACGCGCGTGGCCGTGAAGACGCGGCCGAGATGGAGAAAAGGCTGGCGCGGGCGCGCATGGCCGTGATGGAAACACCTGCGCTGGTGCGTTTCGACAACTCCGGCCCCTTGGCCCAGCGAGGCCAGGTCCTGGCTGCCCTGATTCGTGAAGCCGCCTTCAGCGACACGGATTCATGA
- a CDS encoding methyltransferase family protein, with protein MNTKSLACKVLVPAYGIIVAGSILENLLLGTDWFLLGSVIGLLWLAVGVAGLALAVRELRKGEGYTLVESGPFAWSRNPILAANLLGIMPGLCLVLNTNLGILGIAVAMFLFFKNVGDEEVELEDQFGETYQAYRERVSRLFPLPSCPKN; from the coding sequence ATGAATACAAAAAGTCTTGCCTGCAAAGTACTTGTGCCTGCTTATGGGATCATCGTGGCCGGCAGCATTCTCGAGAATCTGCTTCTTGGCACGGACTGGTTTCTGCTCGGGTCGGTGATAGGACTCCTGTGGCTGGCAGTGGGGGTGGCCGGTTTGGCGCTGGCCGTGCGCGAGCTCAGGAAAGGCGAGGGTTACACGCTGGTCGAGTCCGGTCCCTTCGCCTGGAGCCGCAACCCGATCCTGGCCGCGAACCTGCTCGGCATCATGCCTGGGCTGTGCCTGGTCCTGAACACCAATTTGGGGATTCTGGGCATTGCCGTCGCAATGTTTCTCTTTTTCAAGAACGTCGGTGACGAAGAGGTGGAGCTTGAAGACCAGTTCGGCGAAACCTACCAGGCGTACCGTGAACGGGTCAGTCGTCTGTTTCCCCTCCCGTCCTGTCCCAAGAACTGA
- the ettA gene encoding energy-dependent translational throttle protein EttA has protein sequence MSDEPNKIIYSMMKVSRFYDKKPVIKDISLSFFYGAKIGVLGLNGSGKSSLLKIMAGVDKEYNGNIVISPGYSVGYLEQEPQLDPERTVREIVQEAVQETVDLMQEFEEINAKFAEPMSDDEMDALIARQGDVQEKLDAQDAWELDSRLEMAMEALRCPDPETKVGVLSGGEKRRVALCRLLLQKPDILLLDEPTNHLDAETIAWLEHHLQQYQGTIIAVTHDRYFLDNVAGWILELDRGVGIPWKGNYSSWLEQKQNRLAQEEKEESARQRTLKHELEWINMSPKGRHAKAKARISSYENLLNQETKDKIKTLELFIPSGPRLGDVVIEASHVKKAFEDKLLIEDMNFALPPGGIVGVIGPNGAGKTTLFRMITGQEQPDGGEIRLGQTVKLAHVDQDRGVLDPKKSVWEMVSGGYDTINLGGREINSRAYVSKFNFAGPDQQKTVGMLSGGERNRLHLALMLKKEANVLLLDEPTNDLDVNTMRALEEALENFAGCAVVISHDRWFLDRIATHILAFEGDSQVVWFEGNYSEYEKDLKRRTGNTLTVPRRIRYRQLTR, from the coding sequence GGCCGGTGTGGACAAGGAGTACAACGGCAACATCGTCATTTCCCCCGGCTATTCCGTAGGCTATCTGGAACAGGAGCCGCAGCTTGATCCCGAGCGGACCGTGCGCGAGATCGTGCAGGAGGCCGTTCAGGAAACCGTCGACCTCATGCAGGAGTTCGAGGAGATCAACGCCAAGTTCGCCGAACCCATGAGCGACGACGAGATGGACGCGCTCATCGCCCGTCAGGGTGACGTGCAGGAGAAGCTCGACGCCCAGGATGCCTGGGAGCTCGATTCGCGTCTTGAAATGGCCATGGAGGCCCTGCGCTGCCCCGATCCGGAGACCAAGGTCGGCGTGCTGTCCGGCGGCGAGAAGCGCCGCGTAGCCCTGTGCCGCCTGCTGTTGCAGAAACCCGACATCCTGCTTCTGGATGAACCCACCAACCACCTTGACGCCGAGACCATCGCCTGGCTTGAGCATCATCTGCAGCAGTATCAGGGCACCATCATCGCCGTGACCCATGACCGCTATTTCCTGGACAACGTCGCTGGCTGGATTCTGGAGCTGGACCGGGGCGTTGGCATTCCGTGGAAGGGCAACTATTCTTCCTGGCTGGAACAGAAGCAGAATCGTCTGGCCCAGGAGGAAAAAGAGGAGAGCGCCCGCCAGCGTACCCTGAAGCACGAGCTGGAATGGATCAACATGTCGCCCAAGGGCCGCCATGCCAAAGCCAAGGCCAGAATTTCGTCCTACGAGAATCTGCTCAACCAGGAGACCAAGGACAAGATCAAGACCCTGGAGTTGTTCATCCCTTCAGGGCCCCGTCTTGGGGATGTGGTCATCGAGGCCAGCCACGTAAAGAAGGCCTTTGAGGACAAGCTGCTCATCGAGGATATGAATTTTGCCCTGCCTCCGGGCGGCATCGTCGGCGTCATCGGACCCAACGGCGCGGGCAAGACCACGCTTTTCCGCATGATCACGGGTCAGGAACAGCCCGATGGTGGGGAGATCCGTCTCGGGCAGACCGTGAAGCTGGCCCATGTGGACCAGGACCGCGGCGTGCTTGATCCCAAGAAATCAGTCTGGGAGATGGTCTCGGGCGGGTACGACACGATCAATCTGGGCGGCCGTGAGATCAACTCCCGCGCCTACGTCAGCAAGTTCAACTTCGCGGGGCCCGATCAGCAGAAGACCGTGGGCATGCTTTCCGGCGGCGAACGCAACCGCCTGCATCTGGCGCTCATGCTCAAAAAGGAGGCCAACGTACTCCTTCTCGACGAGCCGACCAACGATCTTGACGTGAACACCATGCGCGCCCTGGAAGAGGCGCTTGAAAACTTCGCCGGATGCGCCGTGGTCATCTCCCATGACCGCTGGTTTCTGGACCGCATCGCGACCCACATCCTGGCCTTCGAGGGTGACAGTCAGGTGGTTTGGTTCGAGGGCAACTATTCGGAATACGAGAAGGATTTGAAACGCCGCACAGGAAACACCCTGACCGTGCCGCGCCGCATCCGCTACCGTCAGTTGACCCGCTAG